The proteins below come from a single Chelmon rostratus isolate fCheRos1 chromosome 10, fCheRos1.pri, whole genome shotgun sequence genomic window:
- the mbd6 gene encoding proline-rich protein 36 isoform X2, with protein sequence MMGGSETVSGDKDGVHTTAIHVPIGWQRRVEGGQVIYVSPSGTSLSSLDEVKTYLLSDGTCKCGLECPLIIHKVFNFTVGVKVEQHSQPLGKAEQDMTKLCNHRRKVVAMAALCRSMQASQLPFANLHHQEMSSGVDSRDPKRILVEREEEDHGIYHPKLCPVSARPHSNIHPNPCASPKSTHQFIYPYNGSSPVLHMGTNSHHPLEALRRLHHPPPLPVPSSSPSSSSFPAYSAAQRSPRTPTPQNTSQGQRTPKSPETPGSPRLGPLSSPPPSSPMTISGGGRGAQTHAHHPHGVIVDSPLSPSPSLSPSVQNMNCGSPHQRSRHPSASPSPLSDQGGGSTAAAGGGLMGSNLSQRRKSTSSSPHSPLSGGSPSPHFPKYKLEDILEQFKNSGNGSTNNHHLLIPTNPSLLTNQSSSNHHALSLKSSKSTTSLTSSSGPPTFELNSAGPSGLSLGPFLNHHHSHQSKLPHPTSFPASSLLSAAAKAQLASQITQGQSSNVASNPVSLPSSLEVLKEAQQQVSSKSLAQSLASSLPHLPPAAERNASHRKRQRRSPTVLSMLRDTQQLANGPRKTPPGEAVSATAINLSSSSPSFPSSSSHSSSTSAVQNQNAVMLENHQHLLPGQTPRLPAPQKIAHLSRPPRQYEALDFTTHLTPTPLGLDPPTQPLSALLHLLSVQNAQATASASNSASAQSGSVSIEGGGHTNKQSPRLSPSSPAPHSNVRHRQTQSPCRTSNTNPLPSVPQPLSPPPPSSHFKSVQSPSHPQSTKSSPLHRHSPSSTLLPNSNLALHNSSSPPQHTSPTSSDKHQPTENDIPMIDSVSQAPLQEASPQDTVAREHGSNSISTSVDLSHSQGSVSVAISSSPKPLDLSNHVLALLAASSTVPQGEGCSSDRTTDVVMSSQGNPTAGPEETRCVDPKVSIVTKPLPATSPGPTISSRLGDNHSPNTSSAVGDSTTPLPLAEAFPFMNQEQLLQLLSSTGGLPSLLDPTVLASLPLGGLWLGGQHAQIPPASATPQNLAEQQQSEQQQQQQHLLIQQETQQQNQDQQQKQQQINNNPLFPLLPLLSGAQGELPLNLLGLLNPLPAPATTPTPGQEADLGLTEKPSLQALLMASLLLGQQQAPLLPLSGLGQLSQVSLEVPLQQPQQIPTTLEGLTLDKTSGLLDPSTLPGPGLLEVAQGLLSIPPGAEGSIQALQSLLLPATIPPPPAAFLPLSPALLTAALSSAELHPPPHTHLAPAQQTQHTQPQVSTDAGVDTLIPLSLQGKDNPILQQLLPTLLNPAVLGDLSAITGLHNMLGIGAGSILLPPVQTSALGMPLLQGPDGAINLLNNIQLNLAPPSEGEKPVSLQGTQSPVPQEDIPASQIASEVVPSPVPAPAPAPAQEPSPPPPPHRISEGRSVIDPYTSFMDTIYTSFLQVSAKEQEDRAHLGPSDPTSPFCALPPVSFPVEHHTPSTPVPTLPQASAPVSLSPRRACSLRNPDLSRLNLEAAAHSPAQGTPKPTEDGSTPPLQRKPVMVEGHTHPEPPLPPIYLEEAKTDCTGPAAAVCPYVEAGVDRQGHLPHAGYLSPRDGCSGRPSEETAGTLLPTEQGRDQAGAVSGTRRGRKRKQTLQNVLEDFRDMDATALEETKATTTLLKPERSVRGRRRRGARSQRQ encoded by the exons AGATGAGCAGTGGAGTGGACAGCCGCGATCCAAAGCGAATACTTGTGGAGCGGGAAGAAGAGGACCATGGAATTTACCATCCCAAACTCTGTCCAGTTTCAGCTCGACCCCACAGCAACATCCACCCAAACCCGTGTGCCAGCCCTAAATCCACCCACCAGTTTATCTACCCTTACAATGGTTCTTCCCCTGTCCTTCACATGGGCACAAACTCTCACCATCCCCTCGAAGCTTTAAGAAGgcttcatcatcctcctcctctccctgtccccTCCAGttctccctccagctcctcatTCCCAGCTTACAGCGCTGCCCAGAGGTCACCCCGCACCCCCACCCCTCAGAACACCAGTCAAGGTCAAAGAACACCCAAATCCCCGGAGACTCCAGGTTCTCCTCGGCTAGggcccctctcttcacctcctccctcttcccctATGACCAtaagtggaggaggaagaggagctcagACTCATGCTCATCATCCTCATGGTGTCATTGTGgactcccccctctctccatctccctccctctctccctcggTCCAGAACATGAACTGTGGGTCTCCTCACCAGCGGTCCCGCCACCCTTCAgcctctccttcccctctctctgatCAGGGAGGAggctcaacagcagcagcaggaggaggactgaTGGGAAGTAACTTGTCTCAGAGGAGGAaatccacctcttcctctccacactCCCCTCTCTCTGGTGGCTCCCCATCCCCCCACTTCCCCAAGTACAAGCTTGAAGACATCTTGGAGCAGTTTAAGAACTCAGGCAATGGCAGCACTAATAACCACCATCTCCTTATCCCTACTAACCCCTCCTTACTGACCAACCAAAGCAGTAGCAACCATCATGCTCTCTCATTGAAGTCCTCAAAGAGTACCACGAGTCTGACTTCCAGCTCAGGACCACCAACGTTTGAGTTGAACTCTGCAGGGCCTTCTGGTTTGTCTTTGGGGCCATTCCTGaaccaccaccacagccatCAGAGCAAGCTGCCACACCCAACTTCTTTCCCTGCAAGTagcctgctctctgcagctgccaaGGCTCAGCTGGCTAGCCAGATAACCCAGGGCCAGAGCTCAAATGTGGCCAGCAACCCGGTGAGCTTGCCCTCTTCTCTGGAGGTCTTGAAAGAGGCACAGCAGCAAGTGTCATCAAAG TCTCTGGCCCAGTCCCTGGCCTCCTCCTTGCCCCACCTGCCTCCCGCAGCAGAGCGCAATGCATCTCACAGGAAGAGGCAACGGCGATCTCCCACAGTGCTCAGCATGCTAAGAGACACCCAGCAGCTGGCTAATGGGCCCCGGAAGACCCCACCAGGAGAAGCTGTTTCTGCTACTGCTATCAATCTATCCTCTTCTTCcccttccttcccctcctcctcctcacactcctcctctACCTCAGCTGTGCAGAACCAGAATGCTGTCATGTTAGAAAACCATCAACATCTTCTCCCTGGGCAGACACCAAGGCTCCCTGCTCCCCAGAAGATAGCACACCTTTCCCGGCCTCCTCGGCAATACGAGGCTCTGGATTTCACTACACACTTGACACCTACACCTCTTGGCTTGGATCCTCCAACCcagcctctgtctgctctgttaCACCTGCTCAGTGTTCAGAATGCACAGGCCACAGCCTCAGCATCCAACTCTGCTTCAGCTCAGTCAGGATCTGTGTCTATAGAAGGAGGTGGACACACTAATAAACAAAGCCCGAGACTGTCGCCCTCTTCTCCTGCCCCTCATTCTAATGTCAGGCACCGACAGACTCAGTCACCGTGCCGAACCAGTAACACTAATCCTCTACCCTCGGTGCCACAGCCGCTCTCCccccctccaccttcctctcaTTTCAAATCAGTGCAGTCTCCATCACATCCTCAGTCTACTAAATCCAGTCCTCTACATAGACATTCTCCTTCTTCTACACTGCTGCCCAACTCAAATTTAGCtttacacaacagcagcagtcctcCTCAGCACACGTCCCCAACTTCTTCAGACAAGCATCAACCAACTGAGAATGACATTCCTATGATAGACTCTGTTTCCCAGGCACCATTGCAGGAAGCCTCACCACAGGACACTGTGGCAAGGGAGCATGGTAGTAACAGCATATCTACATCAGTGGACCTGAGTCATTCTCAAGGCAGTGTTTCTGTGGCGATATCCAGCTCCCCGAAGCCTCTTGATCTTAGCAACCATGTCCTGGCCCTCCTTGCAGCATCTTCCACTGTGCCCCAGGGAGAGGGCTGCTCCTCCGACCGTACCACTGATGTTGTGATGTCTTCCCAAGGAAATCCCACTGCAG GACCAGAGGAGACTAGATGTGTGGACCCGAAGGTCTCCATAGTGACCAAACCTCTGCCAGCCACCAGCCCTGGTCCCACTATCTCCTCTCGTCTTGGGGACAATCACAGTCCTAATACATCTTCAGCTGTGGGCGACTCAACCACTCCCTTACCTTTGGCAGAGGCCTTCCCCTTCATGAACCAAGagcagctgcttcagctgctgtcatcCACAGGAGGTCTTCCGTCTCTCCTGGACCCTACAGTCTTGGCTTCGTTGCCCCTAGGGGGGCTGTGGTTAGGAGGACAACATGCACAGATACCCCCTGCCAGTGCCACACCACAGAAtcttgcagagcagcagcagtcagagcagcagcagcagcagcagcatttacTGATACAACaagagacacagcagcaaaaCCAGGATCAACAACAGAAGCAACAACAGATAAACAATAATCCTCTGTTTCCCTTGTTGCCCTTGTTGAGTGGTGCTCAAGGGGAGCTGCCTCTGAACCTTTTGGGCCTGCTGAACCCGCTCCCAGCCCCAGCCACAACCCCTACTCCAGGACAGGAGGCTGATTTAGGGCTAACAGAAAAACCTAGCCTTCAGGCTCTGCTCATGGCGTCCTTGTTGCTCGGGCAACAGCAGGCCCCTTTATTACCTCTATCTGGGCTGGGTCAGTTGAGCCAGGTCAGCCTGGAAGTTCCTctacagcagccacagcagatCCCCACCACACTGGAGGGTCTCACTCTGGATAAAACCTCTGGCCTACTGGATCCATCAACCCTACCTGGCCCCGGGCTCTTGGAGGTTGCCCAGGGCCTCCTTTCCATCCCTCCAGGAGCTGAGGGCTCTATCCAAGCCCTGCAGTCTCTGCTCCTTCCTGCCACTATTCCTCCTCCCCCCGCAGCCTTCCTGCCTCTCAGCCCTGCCTTGCTCACTGCTGCCCTGAGCTCTGCCGAGCTCCACCCACCTCCCCACACCCATTTAGCTCCTGCACAGCAAACCCAACATACCCAACCTCAG GTATCTACTGATGCTGGTGTTGACACCCTCATCCCCCTATCTCTCCAAGGCAAGGACAACCCCATCCTCCAACAGTTACTTCCCACTTTGCTTAACCCTGCTGTATTAG GAGATCTTTCCGCCATCACAGGCCTCCATAACATGTTGGGGATTGGAGCAGGTTCCATCCTCCTACCCCCAGTCCAGACCTCTGCTTTGGGCATGCCTCTGCTGCAGGGTCCTGATGGAGCCATCAACTTGCTCAACAACATACAG ctaAACCTTGCACCACCCTCTGAAGGAGAGAAGCCAGTCTCATTGCAGGGCACACAAAGCCCTGTCCCGCAGGAAGACATTCCAGCTAGTCAGATCGCTTCCGAGGTAGTTCCTAGTCCTGTTCCAGCTCCAGCCCCAGCCCCTGCCCAAGAGCCCagcccacccccacccccacatcGAATATCTGAGGGAAGGTCTGTTATTGATCCTTACACCTCTTTCATGGACACGATTTATACCTCCTTCCTTCAAGTCAGTGCTAAAGAGCAAGAAGACAGGGCCCACTTGGGGCCATCTGACCCCACTTCACCCTTCTGTGCCTTACCGCCGGTTTCATTCCCTGTGGAGCACCATACCCCGTCCACCCCTGTCCCAACCCTGCCCCAGGCAAGTGCCCCAGTCTCCCTCAGCCCACGTCGGGCCTGTTCCCTCCGCAACCCAGACTTATCCCGACTCAACCTGGAAGCAGCAGCCCATTCCCCAGCACAAGGGACCCCCAAACCCACTGAGGACGGTTCTACGCCACCCTTGCAAAGGAAACCGGTCATGGTAGAGGGACATACTCACCCAGAGCCTCCCTTGCCACCCATATACTTGGAGGAGGCTAAGACAGACTGTACTGGGCCTGCTGCCGCTGTGTGCCCCTATGTGGAGGCAGGGGTGGATAGGCAGGGGCATCTTCCCCATGCGGGGTACCTCAGTCCCAGGGATGGATGCAGTGGGAGGCCCAGTGAGGAAACAGCTGGGACATTGCTGCCCACTGAACAGGGAAGG GATCAAGCAGGAGCAGTGAGTGGAAccagaagaggaaggaaaaggaaacaaac GCTACAGAATGTGTTAGAAGACTTCAGAGACATGGATGCTACAGCACTAGAGGAAACCAAGGCTACG ACAACACTGCTGAAGCCTGAGAGGTCAGTCCGCGGCAGGAGGCGACGAGGCGCCAGGTCACAGAGGCAGTGA
- the mbd6 gene encoding proline-rich protein 36 isoform X1 has translation MMGGSETVSGDKDGVHTTAIHVPIGWQRRVEGGQVIYVSPSGTSLSSLDEVKTYLLSDGTCKCGLECPLIIHKVFNFTVGVKVEQHSQPLGKAEQDMTKLCNHRRKVVAMAALCRSMQASQLPFANLHHQEMSSGVDSRDPKRILVEREEEDHGIYHPKLCPVSARPHSNIHPNPCASPKSTHQFIYPYNGSSPVLHMGTNSHHPLEALRRLHHPPPLPVPSSSPSSSSFPAYSAAQRSPRTPTPQNTSQGQRTPKSPETPGSPRLGPLSSPPPSSPMTISGGGRGAQTHAHHPHGVIVDSPLSPSPSLSPSVQNMNCGSPHQRSRHPSASPSPLSDQGGGSTAAAGGGLMGSNLSQRRKSTSSSPHSPLSGGSPSPHFPKYKLEDILEQFKNSGNGSTNNHHLLIPTNPSLLTNQSSSNHHALSLKSSKSTTSLTSSSGPPTFELNSAGPSGLSLGPFLNHHHSHQSKLPHPTSFPASSLLSAAAKAQLASQITQGQSSNVASNPVSLPSSLEVLKEAQQQVSSKVTNSTLHNSHPPSSIATTRPPHSSLASASSVLFPPSQSLAQSLASSLPHLPPAAERNASHRKRQRRSPTVLSMLRDTQQLANGPRKTPPGEAVSATAINLSSSSPSFPSSSSHSSSTSAVQNQNAVMLENHQHLLPGQTPRLPAPQKIAHLSRPPRQYEALDFTTHLTPTPLGLDPPTQPLSALLHLLSVQNAQATASASNSASAQSGSVSIEGGGHTNKQSPRLSPSSPAPHSNVRHRQTQSPCRTSNTNPLPSVPQPLSPPPPSSHFKSVQSPSHPQSTKSSPLHRHSPSSTLLPNSNLALHNSSSPPQHTSPTSSDKHQPTENDIPMIDSVSQAPLQEASPQDTVAREHGSNSISTSVDLSHSQGSVSVAISSSPKPLDLSNHVLALLAASSTVPQGEGCSSDRTTDVVMSSQGNPTAGPEETRCVDPKVSIVTKPLPATSPGPTISSRLGDNHSPNTSSAVGDSTTPLPLAEAFPFMNQEQLLQLLSSTGGLPSLLDPTVLASLPLGGLWLGGQHAQIPPASATPQNLAEQQQSEQQQQQQHLLIQQETQQQNQDQQQKQQQINNNPLFPLLPLLSGAQGELPLNLLGLLNPLPAPATTPTPGQEADLGLTEKPSLQALLMASLLLGQQQAPLLPLSGLGQLSQVSLEVPLQQPQQIPTTLEGLTLDKTSGLLDPSTLPGPGLLEVAQGLLSIPPGAEGSIQALQSLLLPATIPPPPAAFLPLSPALLTAALSSAELHPPPHTHLAPAQQTQHTQPQVSTDAGVDTLIPLSLQGKDNPILQQLLPTLLNPAVLGDLSAITGLHNMLGIGAGSILLPPVQTSALGMPLLQGPDGAINLLNNIQLNLAPPSEGEKPVSLQGTQSPVPQEDIPASQIASEVVPSPVPAPAPAPAQEPSPPPPPHRISEGRSVIDPYTSFMDTIYTSFLQVSAKEQEDRAHLGPSDPTSPFCALPPVSFPVEHHTPSTPVPTLPQASAPVSLSPRRACSLRNPDLSRLNLEAAAHSPAQGTPKPTEDGSTPPLQRKPVMVEGHTHPEPPLPPIYLEEAKTDCTGPAAAVCPYVEAGVDRQGHLPHAGYLSPRDGCSGRPSEETAGTLLPTEQGRDQAGAVSGTRRGRKRKQTLQNVLEDFRDMDATALEETKATTTLLKPERSVRGRRRRGARSQRQ, from the exons AGATGAGCAGTGGAGTGGACAGCCGCGATCCAAAGCGAATACTTGTGGAGCGGGAAGAAGAGGACCATGGAATTTACCATCCCAAACTCTGTCCAGTTTCAGCTCGACCCCACAGCAACATCCACCCAAACCCGTGTGCCAGCCCTAAATCCACCCACCAGTTTATCTACCCTTACAATGGTTCTTCCCCTGTCCTTCACATGGGCACAAACTCTCACCATCCCCTCGAAGCTTTAAGAAGgcttcatcatcctcctcctctccctgtccccTCCAGttctccctccagctcctcatTCCCAGCTTACAGCGCTGCCCAGAGGTCACCCCGCACCCCCACCCCTCAGAACACCAGTCAAGGTCAAAGAACACCCAAATCCCCGGAGACTCCAGGTTCTCCTCGGCTAGggcccctctcttcacctcctccctcttcccctATGACCAtaagtggaggaggaagaggagctcagACTCATGCTCATCATCCTCATGGTGTCATTGTGgactcccccctctctccatctccctccctctctccctcggTCCAGAACATGAACTGTGGGTCTCCTCACCAGCGGTCCCGCCACCCTTCAgcctctccttcccctctctctgatCAGGGAGGAggctcaacagcagcagcaggaggaggactgaTGGGAAGTAACTTGTCTCAGAGGAGGAaatccacctcttcctctccacactCCCCTCTCTCTGGTGGCTCCCCATCCCCCCACTTCCCCAAGTACAAGCTTGAAGACATCTTGGAGCAGTTTAAGAACTCAGGCAATGGCAGCACTAATAACCACCATCTCCTTATCCCTACTAACCCCTCCTTACTGACCAACCAAAGCAGTAGCAACCATCATGCTCTCTCATTGAAGTCCTCAAAGAGTACCACGAGTCTGACTTCCAGCTCAGGACCACCAACGTTTGAGTTGAACTCTGCAGGGCCTTCTGGTTTGTCTTTGGGGCCATTCCTGaaccaccaccacagccatCAGAGCAAGCTGCCACACCCAACTTCTTTCCCTGCAAGTagcctgctctctgcagctgccaaGGCTCAGCTGGCTAGCCAGATAACCCAGGGCCAGAGCTCAAATGTGGCCAGCAACCCGGTGAGCTTGCCCTCTTCTCTGGAGGTCTTGAAAGAGGCACAGCAGCAAGTGTCATCAAAGGTAACAAACAGCACTTTACATAACagccaccctccctcctccatcgCTACTACTAGACCTCCCCATTCCTCCCTTGCATCagcctcctctgtcctctttcctcCATCCCAGTCTCTGGCCCAGTCCCTGGCCTCCTCCTTGCCCCACCTGCCTCCCGCAGCAGAGCGCAATGCATCTCACAGGAAGAGGCAACGGCGATCTCCCACAGTGCTCAGCATGCTAAGAGACACCCAGCAGCTGGCTAATGGGCCCCGGAAGACCCCACCAGGAGAAGCTGTTTCTGCTACTGCTATCAATCTATCCTCTTCTTCcccttccttcccctcctcctcctcacactcctcctctACCTCAGCTGTGCAGAACCAGAATGCTGTCATGTTAGAAAACCATCAACATCTTCTCCCTGGGCAGACACCAAGGCTCCCTGCTCCCCAGAAGATAGCACACCTTTCCCGGCCTCCTCGGCAATACGAGGCTCTGGATTTCACTACACACTTGACACCTACACCTCTTGGCTTGGATCCTCCAACCcagcctctgtctgctctgttaCACCTGCTCAGTGTTCAGAATGCACAGGCCACAGCCTCAGCATCCAACTCTGCTTCAGCTCAGTCAGGATCTGTGTCTATAGAAGGAGGTGGACACACTAATAAACAAAGCCCGAGACTGTCGCCCTCTTCTCCTGCCCCTCATTCTAATGTCAGGCACCGACAGACTCAGTCACCGTGCCGAACCAGTAACACTAATCCTCTACCCTCGGTGCCACAGCCGCTCTCCccccctccaccttcctctcaTTTCAAATCAGTGCAGTCTCCATCACATCCTCAGTCTACTAAATCCAGTCCTCTACATAGACATTCTCCTTCTTCTACACTGCTGCCCAACTCAAATTTAGCtttacacaacagcagcagtcctcCTCAGCACACGTCCCCAACTTCTTCAGACAAGCATCAACCAACTGAGAATGACATTCCTATGATAGACTCTGTTTCCCAGGCACCATTGCAGGAAGCCTCACCACAGGACACTGTGGCAAGGGAGCATGGTAGTAACAGCATATCTACATCAGTGGACCTGAGTCATTCTCAAGGCAGTGTTTCTGTGGCGATATCCAGCTCCCCGAAGCCTCTTGATCTTAGCAACCATGTCCTGGCCCTCCTTGCAGCATCTTCCACTGTGCCCCAGGGAGAGGGCTGCTCCTCCGACCGTACCACTGATGTTGTGATGTCTTCCCAAGGAAATCCCACTGCAG GACCAGAGGAGACTAGATGTGTGGACCCGAAGGTCTCCATAGTGACCAAACCTCTGCCAGCCACCAGCCCTGGTCCCACTATCTCCTCTCGTCTTGGGGACAATCACAGTCCTAATACATCTTCAGCTGTGGGCGACTCAACCACTCCCTTACCTTTGGCAGAGGCCTTCCCCTTCATGAACCAAGagcagctgcttcagctgctgtcatcCACAGGAGGTCTTCCGTCTCTCCTGGACCCTACAGTCTTGGCTTCGTTGCCCCTAGGGGGGCTGTGGTTAGGAGGACAACATGCACAGATACCCCCTGCCAGTGCCACACCACAGAAtcttgcagagcagcagcagtcagagcagcagcagcagcagcagcatttacTGATACAACaagagacacagcagcaaaaCCAGGATCAACAACAGAAGCAACAACAGATAAACAATAATCCTCTGTTTCCCTTGTTGCCCTTGTTGAGTGGTGCTCAAGGGGAGCTGCCTCTGAACCTTTTGGGCCTGCTGAACCCGCTCCCAGCCCCAGCCACAACCCCTACTCCAGGACAGGAGGCTGATTTAGGGCTAACAGAAAAACCTAGCCTTCAGGCTCTGCTCATGGCGTCCTTGTTGCTCGGGCAACAGCAGGCCCCTTTATTACCTCTATCTGGGCTGGGTCAGTTGAGCCAGGTCAGCCTGGAAGTTCCTctacagcagccacagcagatCCCCACCACACTGGAGGGTCTCACTCTGGATAAAACCTCTGGCCTACTGGATCCATCAACCCTACCTGGCCCCGGGCTCTTGGAGGTTGCCCAGGGCCTCCTTTCCATCCCTCCAGGAGCTGAGGGCTCTATCCAAGCCCTGCAGTCTCTGCTCCTTCCTGCCACTATTCCTCCTCCCCCCGCAGCCTTCCTGCCTCTCAGCCCTGCCTTGCTCACTGCTGCCCTGAGCTCTGCCGAGCTCCACCCACCTCCCCACACCCATTTAGCTCCTGCACAGCAAACCCAACATACCCAACCTCAG GTATCTACTGATGCTGGTGTTGACACCCTCATCCCCCTATCTCTCCAAGGCAAGGACAACCCCATCCTCCAACAGTTACTTCCCACTTTGCTTAACCCTGCTGTATTAG GAGATCTTTCCGCCATCACAGGCCTCCATAACATGTTGGGGATTGGAGCAGGTTCCATCCTCCTACCCCCAGTCCAGACCTCTGCTTTGGGCATGCCTCTGCTGCAGGGTCCTGATGGAGCCATCAACTTGCTCAACAACATACAG ctaAACCTTGCACCACCCTCTGAAGGAGAGAAGCCAGTCTCATTGCAGGGCACACAAAGCCCTGTCCCGCAGGAAGACATTCCAGCTAGTCAGATCGCTTCCGAGGTAGTTCCTAGTCCTGTTCCAGCTCCAGCCCCAGCCCCTGCCCAAGAGCCCagcccacccccacccccacatcGAATATCTGAGGGAAGGTCTGTTATTGATCCTTACACCTCTTTCATGGACACGATTTATACCTCCTTCCTTCAAGTCAGTGCTAAAGAGCAAGAAGACAGGGCCCACTTGGGGCCATCTGACCCCACTTCACCCTTCTGTGCCTTACCGCCGGTTTCATTCCCTGTGGAGCACCATACCCCGTCCACCCCTGTCCCAACCCTGCCCCAGGCAAGTGCCCCAGTCTCCCTCAGCCCACGTCGGGCCTGTTCCCTCCGCAACCCAGACTTATCCCGACTCAACCTGGAAGCAGCAGCCCATTCCCCAGCACAAGGGACCCCCAAACCCACTGAGGACGGTTCTACGCCACCCTTGCAAAGGAAACCGGTCATGGTAGAGGGACATACTCACCCAGAGCCTCCCTTGCCACCCATATACTTGGAGGAGGCTAAGACAGACTGTACTGGGCCTGCTGCCGCTGTGTGCCCCTATGTGGAGGCAGGGGTGGATAGGCAGGGGCATCTTCCCCATGCGGGGTACCTCAGTCCCAGGGATGGATGCAGTGGGAGGCCCAGTGAGGAAACAGCTGGGACATTGCTGCCCACTGAACAGGGAAGG GATCAAGCAGGAGCAGTGAGTGGAAccagaagaggaaggaaaaggaaacaaac GCTACAGAATGTGTTAGAAGACTTCAGAGACATGGATGCTACAGCACTAGAGGAAACCAAGGCTACG ACAACACTGCTGAAGCCTGAGAGGTCAGTCCGCGGCAGGAGGCGACGAGGCGCCAGGTCACAGAGGCAGTGA